One Sodalis praecaptivus DNA segment encodes these proteins:
- the ftsQ gene encoding cell division protein FtsQ, which yields MSQAAINVRNRETERTVAGRSNGGQLAGLIFLLMVLGTIVWGGWMVVGWMKDPHRLPLSRLVVTGERHYTTNDDIRQAILALGAPGTFMTQDVNVIQQQIERMPWIKQVSVRKQWPDELKIHVVEYVPVARWNDLHLLDGNGKVFSAPAERIGNQPMPMLYGPEGSEQDVLTGYRTMNQVLTAAKFQLKAVSMSARHSWQLTLKDDTRLELGRDDRARRLQRFIGIYPVLLQQARNDNKRISYVDLRYDSGLAVGWAAAYIEPENSNQQQTQAQAKQQ from the coding sequence ATGTCGCAGGCGGCGATAAATGTACGCAACCGTGAGACGGAGAGGACCGTTGCGGGACGCAGCAACGGCGGCCAGCTCGCAGGGTTGATCTTCCTGTTGATGGTGCTTGGCACCATCGTCTGGGGAGGCTGGATGGTGGTGGGCTGGATGAAAGACCCCCACCGTTTACCGCTGTCCCGGCTGGTGGTGACCGGCGAACGTCATTACACCACCAATGACGATATTCGCCAGGCGATTCTGGCGCTGGGAGCGCCAGGTACCTTTATGACGCAGGACGTCAACGTCATCCAGCAGCAGATAGAGCGCATGCCGTGGATTAAGCAGGTCAGCGTGCGTAAACAGTGGCCGGACGAGTTGAAAATCCACGTGGTGGAATATGTGCCGGTGGCGCGCTGGAATGATTTACATCTGTTGGACGGCAACGGCAAGGTGTTCAGCGCGCCGGCAGAGCGCATCGGCAATCAGCCCATGCCGATGCTCTATGGCCCGGAAGGCAGCGAGCAAGACGTCTTGACCGGCTATCGCACCATGAATCAGGTGCTGACGGCCGCCAAGTTTCAGCTCAAGGCGGTCAGCATGAGCGCCCGCCATTCGTGGCAGTTAACGCTAAAGGACGATACCCGGCTGGAGCTGGGCCGGGACGACAGAGCCAGGCGCCTGCAGCGCTTTATCGGGATTTATCCGGTTCTGCTCCAGCAGGCCCGGAACGATAATAAGCGCATCAGTTACGTGGACCTGCGCTATGACTCGGGCCTGGCCGTCGGATGGGCGGCGGCCTATATCGAGCCGGAAAACAGTAATCAGCAACAGACTCAGGCACAGGCAAAACAACAATGA
- the ftsZ gene encoding cell division protein FtsZ, translated as MFEPMELTNDAVIKVIGVGGGGGNAVEHMVRERIEGVDFFAVNTDAQALRKTAVGQTIQIGSGITKGLGAGANPEVGRNSAEEDREALRAALEGADMVFIAAGMGGGTGTGAAPVVAEVAKDLGILTVAVVTKPFNFEGKKRMAFAEQGIAELSKHVDSLITIPNDKLLKVLGRGISLLDAFGAANDVLKGAVQGIAELITRPGLMNVDFADVRTVMSEMGYAMMGSGVACGEDRAEEAAEMAISSPLLEDIDLSGARGVLVNITAGFDLRLDEFETVGNTIRAFASDNATVVIGTSLDPDMNDELRVTVVATGIGMDKRPEITLVTNKQSSQPVMDNRYRDHAAGLSSLAQEQKTAAKAVNEQNAQGSKEPDYLDIPAFLRKQAD; from the coding sequence ATGTTTGAACCTATGGAATTAACCAACGACGCGGTGATTAAAGTCATCGGCGTCGGCGGCGGCGGCGGCAACGCGGTCGAGCATATGGTGCGCGAGCGCATCGAAGGCGTGGACTTCTTCGCGGTGAATACCGATGCGCAGGCATTGCGTAAGACGGCGGTGGGCCAGACTATCCAGATCGGCAGCGGTATCACCAAAGGGCTCGGGGCCGGCGCCAATCCTGAAGTCGGCCGCAACTCGGCCGAGGAGGACCGCGAAGCGCTGCGGGCCGCGCTTGAGGGCGCCGACATGGTGTTTATCGCCGCCGGCATGGGCGGGGGCACCGGCACGGGCGCCGCGCCGGTTGTCGCGGAAGTCGCCAAGGATCTGGGTATCTTGACCGTTGCCGTGGTCACCAAGCCCTTCAACTTTGAAGGCAAAAAACGCATGGCGTTCGCCGAGCAGGGCATCGCTGAACTCTCCAAGCATGTTGACTCGCTTATCACCATACCCAATGATAAGCTGCTGAAAGTCCTGGGCCGCGGGATTTCGCTGCTGGACGCTTTTGGCGCCGCCAACGACGTACTGAAAGGCGCGGTGCAGGGTATCGCCGAGCTTATCACCCGTCCGGGCCTGATGAACGTCGACTTTGCCGACGTGCGCACCGTCATGTCGGAGATGGGTTACGCCATGATGGGGTCCGGCGTCGCCTGCGGCGAGGATCGCGCGGAAGAAGCGGCGGAAATGGCGATTTCCAGCCCGCTGTTGGAAGATATCGATCTGTCCGGCGCCCGCGGGGTACTGGTCAACATCACCGCCGGCTTCGACCTGCGTCTGGACGAATTTGAAACCGTAGGTAACACTATCCGCGCTTTCGCCTCCGACAACGCCACCGTGGTCATCGGTACCTCGCTGGATCCGGATATGAACGACGAACTGCGCGTTACCGTCGTGGCCACCGGCATCGGCATGGACAAGCGCCCGGAAATCACGCTGGTGACCAACAAGCAGAGCAGCCAGCCGGTCATGGATAACCGCTACCGCGATCACGCCGCGGGCTTGTCTTCGCTCGCTCAGGAGCAGAAAACGGCGGCCAAGGCGGTCAATGAGCAAAACGCCCAGGGAAGTAAGGAACCCGACTACCTGGATATTCCGGCGTTCCTGCGTAAACAGGCGGATTAA
- the secM gene encoding secA translation cis-regulator SecM, translating into MGILKRWRQFGRRYFWPHLLLGMVAAGFGVPLLPGGAQELLHQADSCASLSRQSAFQAGFSQLARLKDVPRRPAYAVDYWHQHAIRTVIRHLSIAWVPAPVPEAVAPLRVQHQVLLTTLGLLLNREARQPMPVRRLRQTGHVAFIDHRTGIRLAQLQGIRAGPRAAA; encoded by the coding sequence ATGGGTATTTTAAAGCGTTGGCGACAATTTGGCAGACGTTATTTCTGGCCGCATCTCCTGTTGGGGATGGTCGCGGCCGGATTTGGCGTGCCGTTATTGCCCGGCGGCGCTCAGGAGCTGCTGCACCAGGCCGACAGCTGCGCCAGCCTCAGCCGGCAAAGCGCCTTCCAGGCCGGCTTCAGCCAGCTGGCGCGGCTGAAGGATGTCCCGCGTCGCCCCGCCTACGCCGTCGATTATTGGCACCAGCATGCCATACGCACCGTCATCCGTCATCTCTCCATTGCCTGGGTCCCCGCGCCGGTGCCCGAGGCCGTCGCGCCGCTGCGCGTACAGCATCAAGTATTGCTTACCACTCTTGGCCTGTTGCTCAATCGCGAAGCGCGGCAGCCGATGCCGGTGCGGCGCCTGCGTCAAACGGGCCATGTCGCCTTCATCGACCACCGCACCGGCATCCGTCTGGCGCAGCTGCAGGGAATACGGGCCGGCCCGCGCGCGGCCGCCTGA
- the murD gene encoding UDP-N-acetylmuramoyl-L-alanine--D-glutamate ligase, translating to MTDYRGEQVVIIGLGLTGLSCVDFFRRRGVTPRVMDTRFTPPGLEKLPADVPRHLGSLNEAWLLDATLIVASPGIPLSHPALAAAAAAGIAIVGDIELFAREAQAPVVAITGSNGKSTVTRMVGEMAAAAGWQVGVGGNIGLPALMLLEAPRQLYVLELSSFQLETTHSLKAAAATVLNISEDHMNRYPLGLQQYRAAKLEIYHHAAVCVVNADDALTLPERGHDARCVSFGVERGDYYLSQRAGNTWLMARGEPLLDCAEMTVGGRHNYTNALAALALADAIGLPRAASLAALRQFRGLAHRFELVHDRHGVRWINDSKATNVGSTEAALNGLAVAGTLHLLLGGDGKSADFTPLSPLVQGDRVQLYCFGQDGAQLASLRPDAATLTETLEQAMRIIGTRVRAGDLVLLSPACASLDQFSNFEVRGEVFTRLAREVG from the coding sequence ATGACGGACTATCGGGGCGAACAAGTGGTCATCATCGGGCTGGGGCTTACCGGCCTTTCCTGCGTTGACTTCTTTCGCCGCCGCGGCGTGACGCCGCGGGTGATGGACACCCGCTTTACGCCGCCGGGCCTGGAGAAGCTGCCGGCCGATGTTCCGCGCCACCTGGGGTCGTTGAACGAGGCGTGGCTGCTCGACGCCACGCTAATCGTCGCCAGCCCCGGCATCCCGCTGTCTCATCCCGCGTTGGCCGCGGCGGCGGCGGCCGGCATCGCTATTGTCGGCGATATTGAGCTGTTTGCGCGCGAGGCGCAGGCGCCGGTGGTGGCGATAACCGGCTCCAACGGCAAAAGCACCGTCACCCGCATGGTGGGCGAGATGGCCGCCGCCGCCGGCTGGCAGGTGGGCGTCGGCGGTAATATCGGCCTGCCGGCGCTGATGTTGCTGGAAGCGCCCCGCCAGTTGTATGTGCTGGAGCTGTCGAGTTTCCAACTGGAAACCACCCACAGCCTGAAAGCGGCGGCGGCGACCGTGCTCAATATCAGCGAAGATCATATGAACCGTTATCCGCTTGGCCTGCAACAGTACCGGGCGGCCAAACTGGAAATTTATCACCATGCCGCGGTGTGCGTGGTCAACGCCGACGATGCGCTCACTCTGCCGGAACGCGGACATGACGCGCGCTGCGTCAGCTTCGGCGTTGAGCGCGGCGATTATTATCTTAGCCAACGCGCGGGCAACACCTGGTTAATGGCGCGCGGCGAACCGCTGTTGGATTGCGCCGAAATGACCGTCGGCGGCCGCCATAATTACACCAATGCCCTGGCGGCGCTGGCGCTGGCGGACGCCATTGGTCTTCCGCGGGCAGCCAGCCTGGCGGCGCTGCGGCAGTTTCGCGGTCTGGCGCATCGCTTTGAGCTGGTGCATGACCGCCACGGCGTACGCTGGATTAACGACTCCAAAGCCACCAACGTGGGCAGCACGGAAGCGGCGCTGAACGGGCTGGCGGTGGCGGGGACGTTGCATTTGCTGTTGGGCGGCGATGGCAAATCCGCCGATTTCACCCCGCTTTCGCCTTTGGTGCAGGGCGACCGGGTGCAGCTGTACTGTTTCGGGCAGGACGGCGCGCAGCTGGCGTCCCTGCGTCCCGACGCCGCCACCCTCACCGAGACGCTGGAGCAGGCGATGCGTATCATCGGCACGCGGGTGAGGGCAGGGGATTTGGTGCTGCTGTCGCCGGCCTGCGCCAGCCTGGACCAATTTAGCAATTTTGAAGTGCGCGGTGAGGTCTTCACGCGCCTGGCGCGGGAGGTGGGCTGA
- the murG gene encoding undecaprenyldiphospho-muramoylpentapeptide beta-N-acetylglucosaminyltransferase: protein MMEKTRRLMVMAGGTGGHVFPGLAVAHHLMAQGWQVRWLGTADRMEASLVPQHGIDIDFIRISGLRGKGMKAQLMAPVRIWSAWRQARRIMRAWRPDVVLGMGGYVSGPGGLAAWSCGIPVVLHEQNGIAGLTNRGLAKIARKVLQAFPGAFPHADVVGNPVRDAVLALPAPDVRFLERTGPIRVLVIGGSQGARVLNQTMPAVAARLAGTLTLWHQVGKGALEEVNRAYAAAGETQHQVVEFIDDMAAAYAWADVVVCRAGALTVSEIAAAGLPALFVPFMHKDRQQYWNARPLEQAGAAKIIEQPAFTAEQVSDVLAGWDRPTLLSMAQRARAAAIPDATERVAREVAAAAGV from the coding sequence ATGATGGAAAAGACCAGGCGGCTGATGGTGATGGCGGGCGGTACCGGTGGACATGTGTTCCCGGGGCTGGCGGTTGCCCATCACCTGATGGCGCAGGGCTGGCAGGTTCGCTGGCTCGGCACCGCCGATCGCATGGAGGCCAGTTTAGTGCCGCAGCACGGCATCGACATCGATTTTATTCGCATCAGCGGCCTGCGCGGCAAGGGTATGAAAGCGCAGCTGATGGCGCCGGTGCGCATCTGGAGCGCCTGGCGTCAGGCGCGGCGCATCATGCGCGCCTGGCGGCCGGATGTGGTACTGGGGATGGGCGGCTATGTTTCTGGACCCGGCGGTCTGGCGGCCTGGAGCTGCGGCATCCCGGTCGTACTGCATGAGCAGAACGGCATTGCCGGCCTGACCAATCGCGGTCTGGCGAAAATCGCCCGCAAAGTGCTGCAAGCGTTTCCCGGCGCGTTCCCCCATGCCGATGTGGTGGGCAATCCGGTACGCGATGCGGTACTGGCGCTGCCGGCGCCCGACGTGCGCTTTCTCGAACGCACCGGCCCGATTCGGGTCTTAGTGATCGGCGGCAGCCAAGGCGCGCGGGTGCTGAATCAGACCATGCCGGCGGTCGCCGCCCGCTTGGCGGGCACCTTGACCCTGTGGCATCAGGTGGGCAAAGGGGCGCTGGAGGAGGTCAACCGGGCCTACGCGGCGGCCGGCGAGACGCAGCACCAGGTGGTGGAGTTTATCGACGATATGGCCGCCGCCTACGCCTGGGCGGATGTGGTGGTATGTCGCGCCGGCGCGCTGACGGTGAGCGAAATCGCCGCCGCCGGTCTGCCGGCGCTGTTTGTGCCGTTTATGCACAAAGATCGTCAGCAGTATTGGAACGCGCGGCCGCTGGAGCAGGCGGGCGCGGCGAAAATCATCGAACAGCCGGCCTTTACCGCCGAGCAGGTCAGCGACGTGCTGGCAGGCTGGGATCGGCCGACGCTGCTGAGTATGGCGCAGCGCGCCAGGGCGGCGGCTATTCCCGACGCGACGGAGCGAGTGGCGCGGGAAGTGGCGGCGGCGGCGGGTGTCTAA
- the murC gene encoding UDP-N-acetylmuramate--L-alanine ligase: protein MNTQQLAKLRTFVPEMRRVRQIHFVGIGGAGMGGIAEVLANEGYQISGSDLAPNAVTQQLTDLGAQIYFNHRPENISDASVVVVSSAIAPDNPEIVAAKEARIPVIQRAEMLAELMRFRHGIAIAGTHGKTTTTAMVASIYAEAGLDPTFVNGGLVKAAGVHARLGCSRYLIAEADESDASFLHLQPMVAIITNIEADHMDTYQGDFENLKQTFINFLHNLPFYGRAVMCIDDPVIRELLPRVGRQITTYGFSDDADLRITDYRQDGARGSFTLTRQDKPDLRVELNAPGRHNALNAVAAIAVATEEGINDESILQAMLQFQGTGRRFDDLGRYDLTHVNGKTGEVMLVDDYGHHPTEVDATIKAARAGWPDKRLVMVFQPHRYTRTRDLYDDFANVLSGVDVLLMLDVYPAGEAPIPGADSRSLCRTIRGRGKVDPILVPDMDALPATLAQALEDNDLVLMQGAGTVGKIARKLAESRLQPQPGEGRHG from the coding sequence GTGAATACACAACAACTGGCTAAACTGCGAACTTTTGTCCCCGAGATGCGCCGCGTCAGGCAAATCCATTTTGTCGGCATCGGCGGTGCCGGCATGGGCGGTATCGCGGAAGTGCTGGCAAACGAGGGCTATCAAATCAGCGGTTCCGATCTGGCGCCGAACGCGGTGACGCAGCAACTGACCGACCTGGGCGCGCAAATCTATTTTAACCACCGCCCGGAGAATATCAGCGACGCCAGCGTAGTGGTGGTGTCGAGCGCTATCGCCCCCGATAACCCGGAGATTGTGGCGGCCAAAGAGGCGCGTATTCCGGTGATTCAGCGCGCGGAAATGTTAGCGGAGTTGATGCGTTTTCGTCACGGTATCGCCATCGCCGGCACCCACGGCAAAACCACCACTACCGCGATGGTGGCCAGTATTTACGCCGAGGCCGGTCTGGATCCGACCTTTGTTAACGGCGGCCTGGTGAAAGCCGCCGGCGTACATGCCCGCCTGGGCTGTAGCCGTTACCTGATTGCCGAGGCCGACGAAAGCGACGCCTCCTTCCTGCATTTGCAGCCGATGGTGGCGATTATCACCAATATCGAAGCCGACCATATGGATACTTACCAGGGCGACTTTGAGAATTTGAAGCAGACATTCATTAACTTTCTGCACAATTTGCCGTTTTACGGCCGCGCGGTGATGTGTATCGACGATCCGGTGATCCGCGAATTGCTGCCCCGCGTTGGGCGACAGATTACCACCTACGGTTTTAGCGACGATGCCGATTTGCGCATTACCGATTATCGTCAGGACGGCGCGCGCGGCAGCTTTACCCTCACTCGGCAGGACAAGCCCGATTTGCGCGTGGAGCTCAATGCGCCGGGCCGGCACAACGCGCTGAATGCGGTGGCGGCGATTGCGGTGGCGACCGAAGAGGGCATCAATGACGAGAGTATTTTGCAGGCGATGCTGCAATTTCAAGGGACGGGCCGCCGCTTTGACGATTTGGGCCGCTATGATTTGACCCACGTCAACGGTAAAACGGGCGAGGTCATGCTGGTGGACGATTACGGTCATCACCCGACCGAAGTGGATGCCACCATCAAAGCGGCGCGGGCGGGCTGGCCGGACAAACGGCTGGTAATGGTGTTTCAGCCGCACCGTTACACCCGCACGCGGGATTTGTACGACGACTTTGCCAACGTGTTGTCCGGTGTGGATGTGCTGTTGATGCTGGATGTGTATCCCGCCGGCGAAGCGCCGATCCCCGGCGCCGACAGCCGCTCCCTGTGCCGCACCATACGCGGGCGTGGCAAGGTGGACCCGATTTTGGTGCCGGATATGGATGCGCTGCCGGCGACGCTGGCGCAGGCCTTGGAGGATAACGATTTGGTGCTGATGCAGGGTGCCGGCACGGTGGGCAAAATCGCCCGTAAACTGGCCGAGAGCAGGCTGCAGCCGCAGCCGGGCGAGGGACGACATGGTTAA
- a CDS encoding DUF721 domain-containing protein, which produces MRDSRPHPIDSLFGDAAETGRVSLSKIQQRAIMLLKLNRAVSALLPAPLRPWCRVANVRQGVMVLETANASWKMRLRYEQPQLLSALRAQILPSLSSIDIRINPGLARKQELNAQNNDSGRQHHRPLGEKPRQLSVQSAASIRHVAARSEGKLKNALERLAELAGESANPARRGK; this is translated from the coding sequence ATGCGCGATAGTCGTCCACATCCCATCGACAGCCTGTTTGGCGACGCCGCCGAGACGGGCCGCGTGTCCCTCTCAAAGATTCAGCAGCGGGCCATCATGTTGCTTAAGCTCAACCGCGCGGTCAGCGCGCTGTTGCCGGCACCGCTGCGCCCCTGGTGCCGCGTTGCCAACGTCCGCCAGGGCGTGATGGTGCTGGAAACCGCCAATGCCAGCTGGAAGATGCGGTTACGCTATGAACAACCTCAATTATTATCCGCGTTAAGAGCGCAGATTCTACCATCATTGTCGTCCATCGACATCAGGATTAACCCTGGCTTGGCGAGAAAACAGGAATTGAACGCGCAAAATAACGACAGCGGCCGGCAACATCACCGGCCGCTCGGGGAAAAGCCGCGGCAATTGAGCGTACAGAGCGCGGCGTCTATTCGCCATGTGGCGGCGCGCAGCGAAGGGAAATTAAAGAACGCGCTGGAACGACTGGCGGAGCTGGCCGGAGAGAGTGCCAACCCCGCCCGTCGCGGGAAATAG
- the ftsW gene encoding cell division protein FtsW, which produces MRIPGLGLIPRLKAWVMGAREPEAPTHVLYDRTLLWLTLGLAGIGFVMVTSASMPIGARLSDDPFYFAKRDAFYLGLAFVLSLATLRIPMAVWQRYSSVMLLITLVMLLVVLVVGSSVNGASRWIALGPLRIQPAELSKLALFCYLASYLVRKVEEVRTNFWGFCKPMGVMVLLAVLLLAQPDLGTVVVLFVTTLAMLFLAGAKLWQFLSIIGSGIFAVVLLIIAEPYRMRRVTSFWNPWDDPFGSGYQLTQSLMAFGRGEFWGQGLGNSIQKLEYLPEAHTDFIFAILGEELGYFGVVLALLMVFLVAFRAMSIGRKALEIDQRFSGFLACSIGIWFSFQALVNVGAAAGMLPTKGLTLPLISYGGSSLLIMSTAIVLLLRVDFETRLAKAQAFARAPR; this is translated from the coding sequence ATGCGCATTCCCGGTTTAGGATTGATTCCCCGCCTGAAGGCGTGGGTGATGGGGGCGCGCGAGCCCGAAGCGCCGACCCATGTGCTGTATGACCGCACGCTGCTGTGGCTGACGCTGGGGCTGGCCGGTATCGGATTTGTGATGGTGACCTCGGCGTCGATGCCCATCGGGGCGCGATTGTCGGACGACCCGTTCTATTTCGCCAAGCGCGATGCTTTCTACCTCGGTCTGGCGTTTGTGCTGTCGCTGGCAACGCTTAGGATCCCGATGGCGGTCTGGCAGCGCTACAGCTCGGTAATGTTGCTTATCACCCTGGTGATGCTGCTGGTGGTGCTGGTGGTTGGCAGTTCGGTTAACGGTGCGTCGCGCTGGATTGCGCTCGGTCCGCTGCGGATCCAGCCGGCGGAATTGTCCAAGCTGGCGCTGTTTTGCTATCTGGCCAGTTATCTGGTGCGCAAGGTAGAGGAAGTGCGTACTAACTTCTGGGGATTTTGCAAACCCATGGGCGTGATGGTGCTGCTGGCGGTACTGCTGCTGGCGCAGCCCGACCTCGGGACCGTGGTGGTGCTGTTTGTCACCACGCTGGCGATGCTGTTCCTGGCCGGCGCCAAACTGTGGCAATTTTTATCGATTATCGGTTCGGGCATTTTCGCGGTGGTGCTGCTGATTATCGCCGAGCCGTACCGTATGCGGCGCGTGACCTCGTTCTGGAACCCGTGGGATGATCCTTTCGGCAGCGGATATCAGCTTACCCAATCGCTGATGGCCTTTGGCCGCGGCGAGTTTTGGGGGCAGGGGCTGGGCAATTCGATACAGAAACTGGAGTATTTGCCGGAAGCCCATACCGACTTTATTTTCGCCATTTTGGGGGAAGAGCTGGGTTATTTCGGCGTGGTGCTGGCGCTGCTGATGGTGTTTTTAGTCGCGTTCCGCGCGATGTCCATCGGCCGCAAAGCGCTGGAAATCGACCAGCGCTTTTCCGGTTTCCTGGCCTGCTCCATCGGTATCTGGTTCAGCTTCCAGGCGCTGGTCAACGTGGGCGCCGCCGCCGGCATGCTGCCCACGAAAGGGCTGACGCTGCCGTTAATCAGCTACGGCGGCTCCAGCCTGCTGATTATGTCGACGGCGATTGTACTGCTGCTGAGAGTGGATTTTGAGACGCGCCTGGCCAAGGCGCAGGCGTTTGCGAGGGCACCGCGATGA
- the ftsA gene encoding cell division protein FtsA: protein MIKATDRKLVVGLEIGTAKVAALVGEVLPDGMVNIIGVGSCPSRGMDKGGVNDLESVVKCVQRAIDQAELMADCQISSVYLALSGKHISCQNEIGMVPISEEEVTQEDVENVVHTAKSVRVRDEHRILHVIPQDYAIDYQEGIKNPVGLSGVRMQAKVHLITCHNDMAKNIVKAVERCGLKVDQLIFAGLASSYAVLTEDERELGVCVVDIGGGTMDMAVYTAGALRHTKVIPYAGNVVTSDIAYAFGTPPTDAEAIKVRHGCALGSVVSKDESVEVPSVGGRPPRSLQRQTLAEVIEPRYTELLNLVNDEILQLQEQLRAQGVKHHLAAGIVLTGGAAQIDGLAACAQRVFHTQVRIGQPLNITGLTDYAQEPYYSTAVGLLHYGKESHLSGEVDVERRTSVSTWFKRFSGWLRKEF from the coding sequence ATGATCAAGGCGACGGACAGAAAACTGGTAGTAGGACTGGAGATCGGCACGGCCAAGGTGGCCGCGCTGGTAGGGGAGGTGCTGCCCGATGGTATGGTCAATATCATCGGTGTCGGCAGTTGCCCGTCGCGCGGCATGGACAAAGGTGGCGTTAACGATTTGGAATCGGTGGTGAAATGCGTGCAGCGCGCCATCGATCAGGCGGAGTTGATGGCGGACTGCCAGATCTCGTCGGTGTATCTTGCCCTGTCCGGCAAACATATCAGCTGCCAGAATGAAATCGGCATGGTGCCGATTTCCGAAGAAGAAGTGACGCAGGAAGACGTCGAGAATGTGGTGCATACCGCCAAATCGGTGCGGGTACGCGACGAACACCGCATCTTGCACGTGATTCCGCAGGATTACGCGATTGACTATCAGGAAGGAATAAAAAACCCGGTTGGCCTGTCCGGCGTGCGGATGCAGGCCAAAGTCCACCTGATTACCTGCCATAATGATATGGCGAAGAACATTGTCAAAGCGGTTGAACGTTGCGGGCTGAAAGTTGACCAACTGATTTTCGCCGGTCTGGCATCAAGCTATGCGGTGTTGACGGAAGATGAACGCGAGCTGGGCGTGTGCGTCGTGGATATCGGCGGCGGCACCATGGACATGGCGGTCTATACCGCCGGCGCGCTGCGCCACACCAAGGTGATCCCCTATGCCGGCAACGTGGTCACCAGCGACATCGCCTATGCCTTCGGCACGCCGCCCACCGACGCCGAGGCGATCAAAGTTCGCCACGGCTGCGCGCTGGGGTCGGTGGTCAGCAAGGACGAAAGCGTTGAAGTGCCGAGCGTCGGCGGACGGCCGCCGCGCAGCCTACAGCGCCAGACCCTGGCCGAGGTGATCGAGCCGCGTTATACCGAGCTGCTGAACCTGGTCAACGATGAGATTTTACAGCTACAAGAACAGCTGCGGGCGCAGGGGGTAAAGCACCATCTGGCCGCGGGCATCGTGCTGACCGGCGGCGCGGCGCAAATCGACGGTCTGGCGGCCTGCGCGCAGCGGGTATTCCATACCCAGGTGCGCATCGGCCAGCCCCTGAATATCACCGGTCTGACGGATTATGCGCAGGAGCCCTATTATTCGACCGCCGTTGGGCTGCTGCATTACGGTAAAGAGTCACATTTAAGCGGCGAAGTGGATGTGGAAAGACGAACGTCGGTCAGCACATGGTTTAAGCGGTTCAGCGGCTGGCTGCGCAAAGAATTTTAA
- the lpxC gene encoding UDP-3-O-acyl-N-acetylglucosamine deacetylase: MIKQRTLKRIVQATGVGLHTGKKVTLTLRPAPANTGVIYRRTDLNPPVDFPADARSVRDTMLCTCLVNEHDVRISTVEHLNAALAGLGIDNIIVEVDAPEIPIMDGSASPFVYLLLDAGIEELNCAKKFLRLKQAVRVEDGDKWAELAPYNGFTLDFTIDFKHPAIDASSQRYFLNFSAESFVRQISRARTFGFMRDIEYLQSRGLALGGSFDCAIVVDDYRVLNEDGLRFEDEFVRHKMLDAIGDLFMCGHNIIGAFTAFKSGHAMNNKLLQAVLARQEAWELVTFEDEAELPLAFKAPSFVMA, from the coding sequence ATGATCAAACAGCGGACATTAAAACGTATCGTGCAGGCCACCGGTGTGGGGTTACATACCGGCAAAAAGGTCACACTGACACTACGCCCTGCACCGGCAAACACCGGGGTCATCTATCGTCGAACCGATTTGAACCCGCCGGTGGATTTCCCCGCGGACGCCCGGTCGGTGCGCGACACCATGCTGTGCACCTGCTTGGTGAACGAGCATGACGTGCGCATTTCCACCGTTGAGCACCTGAACGCGGCGCTGGCGGGGTTGGGGATCGACAACATCATCGTTGAAGTGGATGCGCCTGAAATCCCGATCATGGACGGCAGCGCCAGCCCCTTCGTTTACCTGCTGCTGGATGCCGGTATTGAGGAGCTTAACTGCGCCAAAAAATTCCTGCGTCTTAAACAGGCGGTGCGCGTCGAGGATGGGGATAAATGGGCCGAGCTGGCGCCGTATAACGGCTTCACCCTCGATTTCACCATCGACTTCAAACATCCTGCGATTGATGCCAGCTCGCAACGTTATTTCCTGAACTTCTCCGCGGAGTCGTTCGTTCGCCAGATAAGCCGCGCGCGCACCTTTGGCTTCATGCGCGATATCGAGTACCTGCAATCTCGCGGCCTGGCCCTGGGCGGCAGCTTCGACTGCGCTATTGTGGTCGATGACTACCGGGTGCTGAACGAAGACGGCCTGCGCTTTGAAGATGAGTTTGTCCGCCACAAAATGCTCGACGCCATCGGCGACCTGTTTATGTGCGGCCATAACATCATTGGCGCTTTTACCGCCTTCAAATCCGGCCACGCCATGAACAACAAGCTGTTGCAGGCGGTGCTGGCGCGCCAGGAAGCCTGGGAACTGGTGACCTTCGAGGACGAGGCGGAACTGCCGCTGGCGTTCAAGGCGCCTTCCTTCGTTATGGCATGA